The Oncorhynchus masou masou isolate Uvic2021 chromosome 8, UVic_Omas_1.1, whole genome shotgun sequence genome has a window encoding:
- the LOC135544411 gene encoding hamartin-like isoform X1 produces the protein MAREQPNVGDLLPLLESSDIHQLEEIKGLINEHLSTERGAMLLNGLVDYFLETNSAQAIHILSSVREPHDKHLLDKMNECMTKQACRLPTLTLLGHVVRKQPSWIHKIARYPLLLSLLKCLKTDLDVVVLITGVLVLITLLPMIPHAGKQHLYEFFDIFGRLASWNLKNPGHISEVYLIHLHASIYSLFHRLYGMYPCNFVSYLRSHYNMKENVDTFEEVVKPMLEHVRIHPELVTGTKDHELDPTRWKKFEIHDIVIECAKVSLDPKEASCEEGYATMPGNFYPHPELRPQESISSPYTDFHNSYGSSSSTPFSTPRQPLPPPLSLVPLPGTQSLYRSPQTSRSQNSSCEPDSTSGVKELWSPSSQCGMATPPSSRGMSPNQELSHSASHLPGPRVHSTSGGKGTPASSTPATSSPPHTPSDFPAPLLSNTSPPRKDGHPVEAAKPSLVRQEPIGDPEKGGEVIRDGGETVSKTLSVFMKEQELQQRTEKETEETAISEELLKITEDMRDLAGLRVFDSPFYRTTETLTGTQEKPLPNPPLGGPVPPQDPHNAVSTSDNALENAQGAIGGGGDSSRGLALDQSWSIEPMCPFSPIQHPLHQSLSALEDEVAKFSGLFSPSRPMKNPSLPYEALFDLALPRAASLFVGRRTSEARGRAALERMCQQQEGLEDREEEEGEGMVTASPLEVLDHLVQQGSDTHDKVLKRLPLPSKSADWTHFGGSVPLDELHTLRSQLLLLHSQLLYERYKREQHAVRNRRLLRRVINATALEEQNSAMKDQLNLQSVDVVTLKESLQVEQQRCRQLWDDRETVVTRLHSQVRQLQQGRDDYYTKNQELQSLLNEYQKKINDLEADLQRANNKVCHTGHLLNQMTIKLSTSESTQQQMSFLNKQLLLLGEAHKLDVLQQQHTGSDNTKEAQMVQASWGKEVDRLRQSLLQQGQKLEAAQQRVGELETQLTKKEHLIVEQKKFLEDVKGQAKGELQASESRYQAQRRATQLLQTELLHLYSRLEMEGHACLATPSAAGGSSTDPGPPIDSCIMEPDGPVTLGTNEWPDDSRPYQSPQGNGSTLLPGQPKANNPPKAPPVNSASSTQDIPPPLLVEPSFSRPHALLAATPLPPDAVPLTVGSYPSANSFLSMRARELFRNKSESQCDEEPPHLAGLSHGLKTELCVEPLFPPLGNALTCPVSAPVPTPTLVPASIVGAPLTVPAKEHPPETRQRAIKQESPTREMGGARGVAVASEAQPRQQQQFRIMDYNETQQEHS, from the exons ATGGCGAGAGAGCAGCCCAACGTAGgggacctcctccctctcctggagTCCTCCGACATCCACCAACTGGAGGAGATTAAAGGCCTTATCAATGAGCATCTCAGCACTG AGCGAGGGGCCATGCTGCTGAATGGACTGGTGGACTACTTCCTGGAGACTAATTCGGCCCAGGCCATTCatattctctcctcagtcagagAGCCACATGATAAG CACCTACTGGACAAGATGAACGAGTGTATGACCAAACAGGCCTGCCGGCTGCCTACCCTCACCCTGCTAGGCCATGTGGTCCGCAAGCAGCCGTCCTGGATCCACAAGATCGCCCGCTACCCGCTGCTTCTCTCACTGCTTAAATGCCTCAAG ACGGATTTAGATGTGGTGGTCCTCATAACTGGAGTCCTGGTGTTGATCACTCTGCTCCCCATGATCCCCCACGCTGGCAAACAACACCTGTATGAGTTCTTTGACATATTTGGTCGCCTAGCTTCCTGGAACCTGAAGAACCCAG GGCACATCTCCGAAGTGTACCTCATCCACCTACACGCCAGTATCTACTCGCTCTTCCACCGTCTCTACGGCATGTACCCCTGCAACTTTGTGTCCTACCTGCGCTCCCACTACAACATGAAGGAGAACGTGGACACCTTTGAGGAAGTGGTGAAG CCAATGCTGGAACATGTCCGTATACATCCAGAACTAGTGACTGGAACTAAAGACCATGAGCTTGATCCCACCAG GTGGAAAAAGTTTGAGATTCATGACATCGTTATAGAGTGTGCCAAAGTGTCTCTGGACCCCAAGGAGGCGTCCTGTGAGGAGGGCTATGCGACCATGCCCGGGAACTTCTACCCCCACCCGGAGCTTCGGCCACAAGAGTCCATCTCCAGCCCCTACACAGACTTCCACAACAGCTACG GAAGCTCCTCTTCAACCCCTTTCTCTACCCCCCGCCAGCCACTGCCACCTCCCTtgtccctggtccctctcccAGGGACACAGTCCTTGTATCGCAGCCCCCAGACCTCCAGAAGTCAG AACTCTAGCTGTGAACCTGACTCCACCAGTGGGGTAAAGGAACTTTGGAGCCCTTCCTCCCAGTGTGGCATGGCCACTCCCCCTTCCTCTAGGGGCATGTCACCCAACCAAGAGCTCTCCCATAGTGCCTCTCACCTCCCAGGCCCCCGTGTCCACAGCACATCAG GTGGCAAAGGCACGCCTGCCTCCAGCACTCCTGCCACCTCCTCCCCGCCCCACACCCCCTCTGATTTCCCTGCTCCCCTGCTCTCCAACACCAGTCCACCACGGAAG GATGGTCACCCTGTAGAAGCAGCCAAACCCAGCCTGGTGAGGCAGGAACCAATCGGAGATCCTGAAAAGGGGGGAGAAGTCATCAGAG ATGGTGGTGAGACCGTTTCCAAGACGCTGTCAGTCTTTATGAAGGAGCAGGAGCTTcagcagaggacagagaaggagacgGAAGAGA CTGCCATCTCAGAGGAGCTCCTGAAAATCACGGAGGACATGCGGGACTTGGCCGGCCTGAGGGTCTTTGACTCCCCGTTCTACCGCACCACCGAGACCCTGACAGGTACCCAGGAGAagcccctgcccaaccccccacTGGGTGGCCCCGTGCCGCCCCAGGACCCCCACAATGCTGTGTCGACCTCAGACAATGCACTGGAGAATGCCCAGGGGGCTATTGGTGGAGGTGGGGACAGTAGTAGGGGCTTGGCCCTGGACCAGTCCTGGTCTATTGAACCCATGTGTCCTTTCAGCCCCATCCAACACCCTCTCCACCAGAGCCTCTCTGCCCTGGAGGACGAGGTGGCCAAGTTCAGTGGCCTTTTCTCGCCAAGCCGCCCAATGAAGAACCCCTCCCTGCCCTACGAGGCCCTGTTTGACCTGGCTCTGCCCCGGGCTGCATCCCTCTTCGTTGGGAGGAGGACGTCGGAAGCCCGGGGCAGAGCTGCCCTGGAGAGGATGTGCCAgcagcaggagggactggaggacagggaggaggaggagggcgaggGGATGGTGACTGCTTCCCCCCTGGAGGTGCTAGATCACCTTGTTCAGCAGGGCAGCGACACCCACGACAAGGTGCTCAAGAG ATTACCTTTGCCAAGCAAGTCAGCTGACTGGACACATTTTGGAG GCTCTGTTCCGCTGGACGAGCTGCACACGTTGCGTAGCCAGCTGCTCCTGCTGCACAGCCAGCTGCTGTACGAGCGCTACAAGAGGGAGCAGCACGCCGTCCGCAACCGACGTCTACTGCGCCGCGTCATCAACGCCACTGCACTGGAAGAGCAGAACAGCGCTATG AAGGACCAGCTGAACCTGCAGAGTGTGGACGTGGTGACtctgaaggagagtctgcaggtgGAGCAGCAGCGCTGCAGACAGCTGTGGGACGACCGAGAGACCGTGGTCACCAGACTACACAGCCAGGTCCGCCAGCTACAACAGGGCCGGGACGACTACTACACCAAGAACCAGGAACTGCAG AGTCTGTTGAATGAGTATCAGAAGAAGATAAATGACCTGGAGGCAGATCTACAGAGAGCCAACAACAAGGTGTGTCACACAGGGCACCTTCTCAACCAGATGACCATCAAG CTGAGCACCAGTGAGAGCACCCAGCAGCAGATGAGTTTCCTGAACAAGCAGCTGCTGCTCCTGGGGGAGGCCCACAAGCTGGATGTACTGCAGCAGCAGCACACGGGATCAGACAACACCAAG GAGGCCCAGATGGTGCAGGCGTCCTGGGGGAAGGAGGTTGATCGGCTGAGGCAGAGCCTGCTGCAGCAGGGCCAGAAGCTGGAGGCAGCGCAGCAGAGGGTGGGCGAGCTGGAGACTCAGCTCACCAAGAAGGAACACCTCATCGTGGAGCAGAAGAAGTTCCTGGAGGATGTCAAGGGCCAGGCCAA GGGCGAGCTGCAGGCGTCAGAGAGCAGGTACCAGGCCCAGAGGAGAGCGACGCAGCTCCTGCAAACGGAGCTGCTGCACCTCTATAGCAGACTAGAGATGGAGGGTCATGCCTGCCTTGCCACACCCTCAGCAGCAGGGGGCAGCAGTACTGATCCCGGTCCTCCTATAGACTCTTG TATCATGGAACCAGATGGACCTGTCACATTGGGGACCAATGAGTGGCCTGATGACAGCAGACCATATCAGTCCCCACAGGGCAACGGCAGCACTTTATTGCCAGGGCAACCAAAGGCGAACAACCCACCTAAAGCTCCCCCTGTCAACTCTGCCAGCAGCACCCAGGACATCCCCCCGCCTCTCCTTGTGGAGCCCTCTTTTTCCCGTCCCCATGCCCTCCTGGCCGCCACCCCGCTTCCCCCTGACGCCGTCCCCCTCACCGTTGGCTCCTACCCCAGCGCCAACAGCTTCCTGAGCATGAGGGCGCGGGAGCTGTTCCGGAACAAGAGCGAAAGCCAGTGTGACGAGGAGCCCCCCCACCTGGCCGGCCTTTCACATGGCCTGAAGACTGAGCTGTGTGTGGAGCCCTTATTTCCCCCACTGGGGAATGCTCTGACATgtcctgtctctgcccctgtcccAACCCCTACCCTTGTCCCTGCCTCTATAGTAGGGGCCCCTCTCACTGTGCCTGCCAAGGAGCACCCACCTGAAACCAGGCAAAGGGCTATCAAGCAGGAGAGTCCTACGAGGGAAATGGGAGGAGCAAGGGGAGTGGCAGTGGCCAGCGAAGCACAACCCAGACAGCAACAGCAATTTAGGATCATGGACTACAACGAAACACAACAAGAGCACAGTTAG
- the LOC135544411 gene encoding hamartin-like isoform X2: MSLIPPECAKVSLDPKEASCEEGYATMPGNFYPHPELRPQESISSPYTDFHNSYGSSSSTPFSTPRQPLPPPLSLVPLPGTQSLYRSPQTSRSQNSSCEPDSTSGVKELWSPSSQCGMATPPSSRGMSPNQELSHSASHLPGPRVHSTSGGKGTPASSTPATSSPPHTPSDFPAPLLSNTSPPRKDGHPVEAAKPSLVRQEPIGDPEKGGEVIRDGGETVSKTLSVFMKEQELQQRTEKETEETAISEELLKITEDMRDLAGLRVFDSPFYRTTETLTGTQEKPLPNPPLGGPVPPQDPHNAVSTSDNALENAQGAIGGGGDSSRGLALDQSWSIEPMCPFSPIQHPLHQSLSALEDEVAKFSGLFSPSRPMKNPSLPYEALFDLALPRAASLFVGRRTSEARGRAALERMCQQQEGLEDREEEEGEGMVTASPLEVLDHLVQQGSDTHDKVLKRLPLPSKSADWTHFGGSVPLDELHTLRSQLLLLHSQLLYERYKREQHAVRNRRLLRRVINATALEEQNSAMKDQLNLQSVDVVTLKESLQVEQQRCRQLWDDRETVVTRLHSQVRQLQQGRDDYYTKNQELQSLLNEYQKKINDLEADLQRANNKVCHTGHLLNQMTIKLSTSESTQQQMSFLNKQLLLLGEAHKLDVLQQQHTGSDNTKEAQMVQASWGKEVDRLRQSLLQQGQKLEAAQQRVGELETQLTKKEHLIVEQKKFLEDVKGQAKGELQASESRYQAQRRATQLLQTELLHLYSRLEMEGHACLATPSAAGGSSTDPGPPIDSCIMEPDGPVTLGTNEWPDDSRPYQSPQGNGSTLLPGQPKANNPPKAPPVNSASSTQDIPPPLLVEPSFSRPHALLAATPLPPDAVPLTVGSYPSANSFLSMRARELFRNKSESQCDEEPPHLAGLSHGLKTELCVEPLFPPLGNALTCPVSAPVPTPTLVPASIVGAPLTVPAKEHPPETRQRAIKQESPTREMGGARGVAVASEAQPRQQQQFRIMDYNETQQEHS; this comes from the exons ATGAGCTTGATCCCACCAG AGTGTGCCAAAGTGTCTCTGGACCCCAAGGAGGCGTCCTGTGAGGAGGGCTATGCGACCATGCCCGGGAACTTCTACCCCCACCCGGAGCTTCGGCCACAAGAGTCCATCTCCAGCCCCTACACAGACTTCCACAACAGCTACG GAAGCTCCTCTTCAACCCCTTTCTCTACCCCCCGCCAGCCACTGCCACCTCCCTtgtccctggtccctctcccAGGGACACAGTCCTTGTATCGCAGCCCCCAGACCTCCAGAAGTCAG AACTCTAGCTGTGAACCTGACTCCACCAGTGGGGTAAAGGAACTTTGGAGCCCTTCCTCCCAGTGTGGCATGGCCACTCCCCCTTCCTCTAGGGGCATGTCACCCAACCAAGAGCTCTCCCATAGTGCCTCTCACCTCCCAGGCCCCCGTGTCCACAGCACATCAG GTGGCAAAGGCACGCCTGCCTCCAGCACTCCTGCCACCTCCTCCCCGCCCCACACCCCCTCTGATTTCCCTGCTCCCCTGCTCTCCAACACCAGTCCACCACGGAAG GATGGTCACCCTGTAGAAGCAGCCAAACCCAGCCTGGTGAGGCAGGAACCAATCGGAGATCCTGAAAAGGGGGGAGAAGTCATCAGAG ATGGTGGTGAGACCGTTTCCAAGACGCTGTCAGTCTTTATGAAGGAGCAGGAGCTTcagcagaggacagagaaggagacgGAAGAGA CTGCCATCTCAGAGGAGCTCCTGAAAATCACGGAGGACATGCGGGACTTGGCCGGCCTGAGGGTCTTTGACTCCCCGTTCTACCGCACCACCGAGACCCTGACAGGTACCCAGGAGAagcccctgcccaaccccccacTGGGTGGCCCCGTGCCGCCCCAGGACCCCCACAATGCTGTGTCGACCTCAGACAATGCACTGGAGAATGCCCAGGGGGCTATTGGTGGAGGTGGGGACAGTAGTAGGGGCTTGGCCCTGGACCAGTCCTGGTCTATTGAACCCATGTGTCCTTTCAGCCCCATCCAACACCCTCTCCACCAGAGCCTCTCTGCCCTGGAGGACGAGGTGGCCAAGTTCAGTGGCCTTTTCTCGCCAAGCCGCCCAATGAAGAACCCCTCCCTGCCCTACGAGGCCCTGTTTGACCTGGCTCTGCCCCGGGCTGCATCCCTCTTCGTTGGGAGGAGGACGTCGGAAGCCCGGGGCAGAGCTGCCCTGGAGAGGATGTGCCAgcagcaggagggactggaggacagggaggaggaggagggcgaggGGATGGTGACTGCTTCCCCCCTGGAGGTGCTAGATCACCTTGTTCAGCAGGGCAGCGACACCCACGACAAGGTGCTCAAGAG ATTACCTTTGCCAAGCAAGTCAGCTGACTGGACACATTTTGGAG GCTCTGTTCCGCTGGACGAGCTGCACACGTTGCGTAGCCAGCTGCTCCTGCTGCACAGCCAGCTGCTGTACGAGCGCTACAAGAGGGAGCAGCACGCCGTCCGCAACCGACGTCTACTGCGCCGCGTCATCAACGCCACTGCACTGGAAGAGCAGAACAGCGCTATG AAGGACCAGCTGAACCTGCAGAGTGTGGACGTGGTGACtctgaaggagagtctgcaggtgGAGCAGCAGCGCTGCAGACAGCTGTGGGACGACCGAGAGACCGTGGTCACCAGACTACACAGCCAGGTCCGCCAGCTACAACAGGGCCGGGACGACTACTACACCAAGAACCAGGAACTGCAG AGTCTGTTGAATGAGTATCAGAAGAAGATAAATGACCTGGAGGCAGATCTACAGAGAGCCAACAACAAGGTGTGTCACACAGGGCACCTTCTCAACCAGATGACCATCAAG CTGAGCACCAGTGAGAGCACCCAGCAGCAGATGAGTTTCCTGAACAAGCAGCTGCTGCTCCTGGGGGAGGCCCACAAGCTGGATGTACTGCAGCAGCAGCACACGGGATCAGACAACACCAAG GAGGCCCAGATGGTGCAGGCGTCCTGGGGGAAGGAGGTTGATCGGCTGAGGCAGAGCCTGCTGCAGCAGGGCCAGAAGCTGGAGGCAGCGCAGCAGAGGGTGGGCGAGCTGGAGACTCAGCTCACCAAGAAGGAACACCTCATCGTGGAGCAGAAGAAGTTCCTGGAGGATGTCAAGGGCCAGGCCAA GGGCGAGCTGCAGGCGTCAGAGAGCAGGTACCAGGCCCAGAGGAGAGCGACGCAGCTCCTGCAAACGGAGCTGCTGCACCTCTATAGCAGACTAGAGATGGAGGGTCATGCCTGCCTTGCCACACCCTCAGCAGCAGGGGGCAGCAGTACTGATCCCGGTCCTCCTATAGACTCTTG TATCATGGAACCAGATGGACCTGTCACATTGGGGACCAATGAGTGGCCTGATGACAGCAGACCATATCAGTCCCCACAGGGCAACGGCAGCACTTTATTGCCAGGGCAACCAAAGGCGAACAACCCACCTAAAGCTCCCCCTGTCAACTCTGCCAGCAGCACCCAGGACATCCCCCCGCCTCTCCTTGTGGAGCCCTCTTTTTCCCGTCCCCATGCCCTCCTGGCCGCCACCCCGCTTCCCCCTGACGCCGTCCCCCTCACCGTTGGCTCCTACCCCAGCGCCAACAGCTTCCTGAGCATGAGGGCGCGGGAGCTGTTCCGGAACAAGAGCGAAAGCCAGTGTGACGAGGAGCCCCCCCACCTGGCCGGCCTTTCACATGGCCTGAAGACTGAGCTGTGTGTGGAGCCCTTATTTCCCCCACTGGGGAATGCTCTGACATgtcctgtctctgcccctgtcccAACCCCTACCCTTGTCCCTGCCTCTATAGTAGGGGCCCCTCTCACTGTGCCTGCCAAGGAGCACCCACCTGAAACCAGGCAAAGGGCTATCAAGCAGGAGAGTCCTACGAGGGAAATGGGAGGAGCAAGGGGAGTGGCAGTGGCCAGCGAAGCACAACCCAGACAGCAACAGCAATTTAGGATCATGGACTACAACGAAACACAACAAGAGCACAGTTAG
- the LOC135543911 gene encoding zinc finger protein Gfi-1b-like codes for MPRSFLVKNKRCTSYNVHQSHEDEAEPRDPAFTVPKIPESPVRPQSLGQPTHPDPYSYMKNEQEPERPVPFHPDPTGQHVTRAPPTYYLSEAHMAELPAYYKPSYTWDSVPAPYDLCPMGFPPSLLQHSSSLFGAKVSHSPEPQQPLDCSTHYYPTSGTYHCITCDKVFSTPHGLEVHVRRSHSGTRPFGCSICRKTFGHAVSLEQHMNVHSQKRSFECKMCGKTFKRSSTLSTHLLIHSDTRPYPCQYCGKRFHQKSDMKKHTYIHTGEKPHKCQVCGKAFSQSSNLITHSRKHTGFKSFGCEICAKGFQRKVDLRRHHESQHGLKLRG; via the exons ATGCCACGATCCTTTTTGGTGAAAAACAAGAGGTGCACATCTTACAATGTGCACCAATCTCACGAAGATGAAGCCGAACCGAGGGACCCTGCATTTACAG TACCAAAGATTCCAGAGTCTCCAGTCAGGCCTCAGTCCCTGGGTCAGCCCACTCATCCCGACCCCTATTCTTACATGAAAAATGAACAGGAGCCTGAACGGCCAGTCCCCTTTCACCCTGACCCAACAGGACAACATGTTACCCGTGCTCCACCAACATACTACTTATCAG AGGCTCACATGGCAGAGCTCCCTGCATACTACAAGCCCTCCTACACCTGGGACTCTGTACCTGCTCCCTATGACCTTTGTCCGATGggcttccccccctccctcctgcagcactccagcagCCTGTTTGGGGCTAAAGTCAGCCACAGCCCTGAACCCCAGCAACCTCTGGACTGCAGCACACACTACTACCCCACCTCGGGAACTTATCACTGCATCACCTGTGACAAG GTGTTCTCAACTCCTCATGGTTTGGAGGTGCATGTCAGACGCTCCCACAGCGGGACCAGACCATTCGGCTGCAGCATCTGCAGGAAAACCTTTGGTCATGCTGTCAGTCTGGAGCAACACATGAACGTTCACTCACAG AAAAGAAGTTTTGAATGCAAGATGTGTGGAAAGACATTCAAGcgctcctccaccctctccacccaTCTACTGATCCACTCAGACACCAGGCCCTACCCCTGTCAGTACTGTGGGAAGAGATTCCACCAGAAGTCGGATATGAAGAAACACACCTACATCCAcacag GTGAGAAGCCCCACAAATGCCAGGTGTGTGGCAAGGCATTTAGCCAGAGCTCCAACCTCATCACACACAGTCGTAAACACACAGGCTTTAAGTCCTTTGGCTGTGAGATCTGTGCCAAGGGCTTCCAACGCAAGGTGGACCTCCGCAGACACCATGAGAGCCAACATGGCCTGAAGTTACGAGGTTGA